From one Deinococcus sp. QL22 genomic stretch:
- a CDS encoding transposase, which translates to MLQDAKKGQQPIEELCRDFGCSPASYYTWKKKYGDTTPDEAKRLRHLEKENARLLRIVGQQRLEIEAVKEVLAKKR; encoded by the coding sequence TTGCTGCAGGACGCCAAGAAAGGTCAACAGCCCATAGAAGAGTTGTGCCGGGACTTCGGATGCAGCCCAGCGTCGTACTACACGTGGAAAAAGAAGTACGGCGATACCACACCGGATGAAGCTAAGCGGCTGCGCCACTTGGAGAAGGAAAATGCGCGGTTATTGCGGATCGTCGGCCAGCAGCGCCTCGAAATCGAGGCGGTCAAGGAGGTGTTGGCAAAAAAGCGATAA
- a CDS encoding IS3 family transposase — MLLAGLPKSSWHYRPKPRQDHEVRRRIRELAGQHPRRGYRFIHALLVKEGNQINRKRVRRIWREQLTIKKKPSRKIRTGNTIPMKAECPNHVWTYDFIFDQTLGGTTLKILTLTDEFTRQSLAIRVAQAFTSMDVKAVLDEVIKERGAPTFLRSDNGSEFIARDLGIWLAVQEVSTRFIEPGKPWQNGFAESFHSRLREECLSQEVFYSAQHAGVLIEGWRAFYNAHRPHSSLSYQTPDEFAATWLAQSASHPVPCI, encoded by the coding sequence TTGCTTCTGGCGGGTCTTCCCAAATCCTCGTGGCACTACCGGCCCAAACCGCGTCAGGACCATGAAGTTCGTCGTCGGATTCGCGAACTGGCGGGGCAACATCCGCGTCGTGGTTATCGATTCATCCACGCGCTGCTCGTCAAAGAAGGCAACCAGATCAACCGGAAGCGGGTCAGACGGATCTGGCGGGAGCAGCTGACGATCAAGAAAAAGCCCAGCCGGAAGATCCGCACCGGCAACACCATCCCCATGAAAGCGGAGTGCCCCAATCACGTCTGGACATACGACTTCATTTTCGACCAAACCCTCGGAGGCACCACCCTCAAAATCCTGACGTTGACGGATGAATTCACCCGCCAATCGCTCGCCATTCGCGTCGCGCAGGCTTTCACGTCCATGGACGTGAAAGCCGTCTTAGACGAAGTCATCAAAGAAAGAGGTGCCCCAACCTTTCTGCGCAGTGACAATGGATCGGAGTTCATTGCTCGTGATTTGGGCATTTGGTTGGCCGTGCAGGAGGTCAGCACCCGGTTCATAGAACCGGGGAAACCCTGGCAGAACGGTTTTGCCGAGAGCTTCCATTCCCGCTTGCGAGAAGAATGTTTAAGCCAAGAAGTGTTCTATTCGGCCCAACATGCAGGCGTCCTCATTGAAGGCTGGCGAGCGTTTTATAACGCCCATAGGCCACATTCTTCACTGTCCTACCAAACGCCAGACGAGTTCGCCGCCACCTGGCTGGCTCAATCGGCTTCACATCCTGTACCCTGTATCTGA
- a CDS encoding diguanylate cyclase yields MSASGCAATGDSARPVARLEWRWCRGGCPYSVDLSTADLLLQSLGSLLNANVRGEDVACRYGGEEFALLLPGADLKQTATRAEQIRQAVGDLKISSQGHPIGMITVSMGVAASPLHGTHLTQLMRSADFAL; encoded by the coding sequence GTGTCGGCCAGCGGGTGTGCCGCAACCGGCGACTCAGCTCGGCCAGTTGCTCGTCTGGAATGGCGATGGTGTAGGGGCGGATGTCCATATAGCGTTGACCTTAGCACTGCGGACCTGCTGCTCCAGTCTCTGGGCAGTCTGCTCAATGCCAATGTGCGCGGCGAGGACGTGGCCTGCCGCTACGGCGGTGAAGAGTTCGCCCTGCTGCTTCCTGGTGCCGACCTGAAACAGACGGCGACCCGTGCCGAACAGATCCGTCAAGCGGTTGGAGACCTGAAAATCAGCTCTCAGGGGCACCCGATCGGGATGATCACCGTGTCCATGGGAGTGGCCGCCTCTCCCCTGCATGGGACTCACCTGACTCAGCTGATGCGCAGCGCTGATTTCGCTCTGTAA
- a CDS encoding DUF3846 domain-containing protein: MIALAIHPDGRKEPLELPEGDARLDALQGAVGGWIAYFPEGFHEPYRFEVVHLDDWCGQPVNHEAGRMIGLPSTSAPLQGSVVIVPLPDGQNNRAKREHQRRYFGMLDAVDTGFCTAVEAGIGVLTRVDAA, encoded by the coding sequence ATGATTGCCCTCGCGATTCACCCAGACGGGCGCAAAGAGCCGCTAGAACTGCCGGAAGGCGATGCCCGTCTGGACGCCTTGCAGGGCGCGGTCGGTGGCTGGATCGCGTACTTTCCGGAAGGGTTTCACGAGCCGTATCGATTCGAGGTTGTGCACCTGGACGACTGGTGCGGCCAGCCCGTCAACCATGAAGCGGGGCGCATGATTGGCTTGCCATCAACTTCTGCGCCGTTGCAGGGGTCAGTGGTGATCGTGCCGCTTCCAGACGGCCAGAACAACCGCGCCAAGCGCGAGCACCAGCGCCGCTATTTCGGGATGCTGGACGCCGTAGATACCGGCTTTTGCACGGCGGTAGAGGCAGGCATCGGGGTATTGACCCGGGTAGACGCGGCCTAG
- a CDS encoding DUF4326 domain-containing protein, which translates to MKALVERVRAGESLLLICWCAPLACHADVIKEEVERLVQA; encoded by the coding sequence ATAAAAGCGCTGGTCGAGCGCGTGCGGGCAGGGGAGAGCTTGCTGCTCATTTGTTGGTGTGCGCCGCTGGCCTGCCATGCCGACGTGATCAAAGAAGAAGTGGAGCGGCTCGTGCAGGCATGA
- a CDS encoding diguanylate cyclase domain-containing protein — protein MVAGQRFSSGQPDGGFIHRCERKHSNPAGHAARTGTRSADGPSEPRSLHPQLQKALGQLHTHDTAFAVGFVDLDGFKAVDDALGYAAGDILPQEVARRLSRIVRSGDVVARLVGDEFMVLWRGISSPTQAGVLGERLVAACAPPYEERSG, from the coding sequence GTGGTTGCAGGTCAACGCTTTTCCAGTGGACAGCCAGACGGTGGCTTCATTCACCGATGTGAAAGAAAACATTCAAATCCGGCAGGGCATGCAGCGCGAACTGGAACACGATCCGCTGACGGGCCTTCCGAACCGCGTTCACTTCATCCCCAACTCCAGAAGGCCCTCGGCCAGCTTCACACTCATGACACAGCGTTCGCCGTCGGATTTGTCGACCTCGACGGTTTCAAGGCGGTTGATGACGCTCTGGGATATGCCGCAGGTGACATCCTGCCGCAAGAAGTGGCGCGGCGGCTGTCCAGGATCGTACGCTCCGGGGATGTGGTGGCCCGCCTCGTGGGAGACGAGTTCATGGTCTTGTGGCGAGGCATTTCCAGTCCGACCCAGGCGGGTGTTCTGGGAGAGCGGCTGGTGGCTGCGTGTGCGCCACCTTATGAAGAGAGGTCTGGGTGA
- a CDS encoding diguanylate cyclase has translation MSVPRFLSRHGRYLKETQRQLYQTVAALSMTVQLVIAGIDAIRPVGQWPLEPLIGAAICGVTAALLRYTQLPWRWMEYGILAAASLSVTGQLALAVPPAPSPRLLFTGVFLFLAGFTVLQARWASLYALSVFTAFGAVTLLRGGDLTLLAELGLSGILSAHLSIYGRQLSAERAEVAVMQRLAHTDALTGLENRRAMTAHLETALAATPGALVTVLLLDIDHFKEVNDRWGHAVGDQVLKVVAERLKVTVGTQGQVARWGGEEFLITLSRLDPVPLRALAEELRQAMVPPAPGVPPVTFSIGVAGRDEVSTLDEWLQLADARLYQAKQTGRNRVEGLPVDPPLEPKA, from the coding sequence GTGTCCGTGCCCCGCTTCCTCTCCCGACACGGCCGTTATCTCAAAGAAACCCAGCGGCAGCTGTACCAGACCGTCGCCGCCCTGTCCATGACGGTTCAACTGGTGATCGCAGGGATAGACGCCATCCGTCCGGTCGGTCAGTGGCCGCTGGAACCGTTGATCGGCGCCGCCATCTGCGGCGTCACCGCCGCACTGCTGCGCTACACCCAGCTCCCCTGGCGCTGGATGGAGTACGGCATTCTCGCTGCCGCCAGCCTGAGTGTGACTGGACAGCTCGCGCTGGCCGTGCCACCTGCGCCGTCTCCGCGGCTGCTGTTCACAGGCGTGTTCCTGTTCCTGGCCGGTTTTACCGTCCTGCAGGCCCGCTGGGCCAGCCTGTACGCTCTGAGCGTATTCACTGCTTTTGGCGCGGTCACCTTGCTGCGGGGCGGAGACCTGACCCTGCTGGCCGAACTCGGCCTGAGCGGGATCCTCAGTGCGCACCTGTCTATCTATGGACGTCAGCTCTCCGCAGAGCGCGCCGAGGTGGCGGTGATGCAGCGGCTGGCCCACACCGACGCCCTGACCGGTCTGGAGAACCGCCGGGCCATGACGGCCCATCTTGAGACGGCTCTGGCGGCCACACCCGGAGCACTGGTGACGGTGCTGCTTCTGGACATCGACCACTTCAAGGAGGTCAACGATCGGTGGGGCCACGCGGTGGGGGATCAGGTGCTCAAAGTGGTGGCGGAGCGGCTGAAGGTCACGGTCGGCACCCAGGGGCAGGTGGCCCGCTGGGGCGGCGAAGAGTTTCTGATCACGCTGTCCCGCTTAGATCCAGTCCCCTTGAGGGCGCTGGCCGAGGAGTTGAGGCAGGCGATGGTGCCGCCGGCTCCAGGGGTTCCGCCCGTGACCTTCAGCATCGGGGTGGCCGGGCGGGACGAGGTATCGACCCTGGACGAGTGGTTGCAGCTGGCCGACGCCCGGCTGTACCAGGCCAAGCAGACGGGCCGCAACAGGGTCGAAGGACTGCCTGTCGATCCCCCGCTGGAGCCCAAAGCGTGA
- a CDS encoding PAS domain S-box protein, producing the protein MSELPMLLSDVQLLSQVVGSSVVGTVITDALQDDQPMVYVNPAFERMSGYLAAELLGRNCRLLQGHDRDQPGVREIRQAIEQQQSVTVTLRNYRQDGRLFYNELTLSPLRSAAGTVTHFVEFHNDVTAREEARQHEAQLQQQLASTLGRMTDGFVSLDRDLNFIYLNAAAASISGHRPEDLTGYNLLTTFPDLADSAVFQAIGRATDTGTVQSAVSHLEPFGTVEATAYPAEDGISVFIRDITGHHQMQQELRVSEERFSKVFQASPMPIVITRWSDQRLIDVNEAFLHQVGCLREEVIGRTFQESGLWDDNPDHDRLSSALQEGNSVRSHEVHLRTSSGKALDLVISMVSVELDGELCMVSLARDITSEKAAQEVLVESAQSYRRIATELQRTLDLSLDMITSFDAEGRFVTVNAACQQILGYAPEELLGRRYLDFVHPDDRAMTEWEDDNITAGKATVVFQNRYLHRSGAVVWIEWAAVVLPGDPVMYCVARDITERRAAEQDLAFLAAIVEASHDSIVGMELDDTIRSWNAGAERLYGYPAAEAIGQPITLIIPSELHAESVDVFRRVAQGERIDAFESIRMGKDGHPRSVLVTVSAVLDVAGEVVGLSKITRDISARLAAEEQIQTLNKDLRQQLRHVTGLRTIDQAIASSGDLSMTLGLILDNVAQELGADAVTLLLLDPHTLNLEYAGTRGFATPLQGLAVRVGNGLAGEVALSRKALNVPELQHAPISPAWREVLSRERLMTYYGAPLLAKGKVVGVIEVLHQEPFDPSVRWLETFEMLTGQAAIAVDNARLFAELERKNLELRLAYDETIEGWARALDLRDKETEGHSRRVTETTVELCRHLGLSSDQLVEVRRGALLHDIGKMAIPDAILLKPGQLTEEEWVLMKEHPGHAVKLLSPIKFLRPALDIPQYHHEKWDGTGYPVGLQGEAIPLTARAFAVVDVFDALTSDRPYRAAWTRERALKHIQNGAGTHFDPRVVEAFFQLFGAKSSTWPALNQKAPLQP; encoded by the coding sequence ATGTCAGAGCTGCCCATGCTTTTGTCCGATGTTCAGCTCTTAAGCCAGGTTGTCGGGTCTTCTGTTGTCGGCACCGTGATTACTGATGCTCTCCAAGACGACCAGCCGATGGTATATGTCAATCCGGCCTTCGAGCGCATGAGCGGCTACTTGGCTGCCGAGCTCCTCGGGCGGAACTGCCGCCTCCTGCAGGGGCACGACCGCGATCAGCCTGGCGTGCGTGAGATCCGGCAGGCGATCGAGCAGCAGCAGAGTGTGACGGTCACCCTGCGCAATTACCGCCAGGACGGCAGGCTGTTCTACAACGAGTTGACTCTCAGCCCACTCCGGAGCGCGGCCGGAACCGTCACACACTTCGTGGAATTCCACAACGATGTGACCGCGCGCGAGGAAGCGAGGCAGCACGAGGCTCAGCTTCAGCAGCAGCTGGCCTCAACTCTCGGGCGAATGACCGATGGCTTCGTCTCGTTGGACCGAGACCTGAACTTCATCTACCTCAATGCTGCGGCAGCCAGCATCTCCGGACATCGTCCTGAAGACCTGACAGGTTACAACCTGCTGACGACATTCCCAGACCTTGCCGATAGCGCTGTGTTCCAAGCCATTGGGCGGGCCACGGACACGGGCACTGTTCAGAGCGCCGTGAGCCATCTGGAGCCATTCGGCACGGTTGAAGCAACTGCCTACCCGGCCGAAGACGGCATCTCGGTCTTCATCCGGGATATCACTGGACACCATCAGATGCAACAAGAGCTGCGGGTCAGCGAGGAACGCTTCTCAAAAGTCTTCCAGGCCAGTCCCATGCCTATCGTCATTACTCGCTGGAGTGATCAGCGGTTGATCGATGTCAACGAGGCGTTCCTGCACCAGGTCGGCTGCCTCCGGGAAGAGGTCATTGGCCGAACTTTTCAAGAGTCCGGCTTATGGGATGACAACCCTGACCACGACAGGCTCTCCAGCGCCTTGCAGGAAGGGAATTCGGTGCGGAGTCACGAGGTTCACCTGCGCACCAGCTCCGGCAAGGCACTTGACCTGGTGATCTCGATGGTGAGCGTCGAACTGGATGGGGAACTTTGTATGGTGAGCCTTGCCCGCGACATCACCTCGGAGAAGGCCGCTCAGGAGGTCCTAGTCGAGAGCGCGCAGAGTTACCGGCGCATTGCCACCGAGTTGCAACGGACGCTGGACCTGTCGCTGGATATGATCACGTCTTTTGACGCTGAGGGGCGCTTCGTCACAGTGAACGCGGCCTGTCAGCAGATTCTCGGCTACGCCCCTGAAGAACTGCTGGGCCGCCGCTACCTGGATTTCGTTCACCCGGATGACCGGGCCATGACGGAGTGGGAGGACGACAACATCACGGCCGGAAAGGCCACGGTAGTCTTCCAGAATCGGTACCTCCACCGCAGTGGTGCGGTGGTGTGGATTGAGTGGGCCGCAGTCGTCTTGCCAGGAGACCCGGTGATGTACTGCGTGGCTCGCGACATCACTGAGCGCCGGGCCGCTGAGCAGGATCTGGCGTTCTTGGCCGCCATCGTTGAGGCCAGCCATGACTCCATCGTCGGGATGGAGCTTGACGACACCATCCGCTCATGGAATGCCGGGGCCGAGCGGTTGTACGGCTATCCGGCAGCTGAAGCGATCGGTCAGCCCATCACTCTGATTATTCCAAGTGAACTGCACGCTGAGAGTGTCGACGTTTTCCGGAGGGTCGCGCAGGGGGAACGGATTGACGCGTTCGAGTCCATTCGCATGGGCAAGGACGGTCACCCAAGATCAGTGCTTGTGACGGTCTCCGCGGTCCTCGACGTTGCTGGCGAGGTGGTGGGTCTGTCCAAGATCACACGCGACATCAGTGCCCGTCTCGCTGCTGAGGAGCAAATCCAGACCCTTAACAAGGATCTTCGTCAACAACTGCGCCATGTCACCGGCCTGCGGACGATCGATCAGGCCATCGCCTCCAGCGGCGACCTCTCCATGACCCTGGGCCTGATCCTGGATAACGTCGCGCAAGAACTCGGTGCGGACGCGGTGACCCTGCTGCTGCTCGACCCTCATACCCTGAACCTGGAGTATGCCGGCACCCGGGGGTTCGCTACGCCGCTTCAAGGATTGGCGGTGCGCGTCGGCAATGGTCTGGCGGGTGAAGTCGCGCTCAGCCGAAAAGCTCTGAACGTGCCTGAGTTGCAACATGCACCGATCTCGCCCGCCTGGCGCGAAGTGCTGAGCCGGGAGCGGCTCATGACCTATTACGGCGCGCCGCTGCTGGCGAAAGGGAAGGTGGTGGGTGTCATCGAGGTCCTGCACCAGGAGCCGTTTGACCCATCTGTGCGCTGGCTGGAGACCTTCGAGATGCTGACCGGTCAGGCGGCGATCGCGGTGGACAACGCGCGGCTGTTCGCCGAGTTGGAGCGCAAGAATCTTGAATTAAGGCTGGCGTACGACGAGACCATTGAGGGCTGGGCGAGAGCGCTCGATCTGCGCGACAAGGAAACCGAAGGGCACTCCCGGCGCGTGACGGAGACGACGGTCGAGCTGTGCCGACACCTCGGGCTCTCCTCGGACCAACTGGTGGAGGTGCGCCGGGGCGCGTTGTTGCACGACATCGGGAAGATGGCGATTCCAGATGCGATTCTTCTGAAGCCAGGACAGCTGACTGAGGAAGAGTGGGTGTTGATGAAGGAGCATCCAGGCCACGCCGTGAAGTTGCTCTCACCGATCAAGTTCCTGCGCCCAGCCTTGGACATTCCGCAGTACCACCATGAGAAGTGGGATGGGACGGGCTACCCGGTCGGCCTTCAGGGCGAGGCGATCCCTTTAACGGCCCGGGCGTTCGCAGTGGTGGATGTGTTTGATGCGCTCACGAGTGACCGCCCTTACCGCGCTGCCTGGACACGGGAGAGGGCCCTGAAGCACATTCAAAATGGTGCTGGCACCCACTTCGATCCGAGGGTCGTTGAAGCCTTCTTCCAGCTGTTCGGGGCTAAATCCTCAACCTGGCCAGCGTTGAACCAGAAGGCACCGCTCCAGCCCTGA
- a CDS encoding GGDEF domain-containing protein has product MLEDHGEFSEVLLRAVTSATNGIIITSSQGDYPIMYCNPAFEQMTGYQPSEVLGRNCRFLQGADTDPETRARLWQALNAGEGIDVVILNYRKDGTSFWNALNLAPVHDRQGHLTHFVGIQTDVTQRVQLQRTLENRVHTDELTGLRNRAYFMQALQVAVRGLGSGGLFAVGFADLDDFKAVNDAFGHKAGDELLRQVSIRLRQCVREEDVVARLAGDEFVVLVRAMTDCALDSLAQQLLEALQRPVQLQGVQVRVQASLGFVLPSVGMGAEEVLAAADRAMYDAKHAGKHTFVIRDCR; this is encoded by the coding sequence GTGCTCGAAGATCACGGTGAATTCTCCGAAGTGCTGCTGCGGGCGGTGACGTCTGCGACCAACGGCATCATTATCACCAGCAGCCAGGGTGACTACCCGATCATGTACTGCAATCCAGCGTTCGAGCAGATGACGGGTTATCAGCCCAGCGAGGTTCTGGGACGCAACTGCCGCTTCCTGCAAGGTGCGGACACTGATCCTGAGACCCGTGCGCGCCTCTGGCAGGCCCTGAACGCCGGCGAAGGGATCGATGTGGTCATTCTGAATTACCGCAAGGATGGAACGTCGTTCTGGAACGCGCTGAACCTCGCCCCTGTTCATGATAGGCAGGGCCATCTCACGCACTTTGTGGGAATCCAGACGGACGTGACGCAACGCGTGCAGCTCCAGCGCACCCTGGAAAATAGGGTGCACACGGATGAATTGACCGGGCTGAGGAACCGCGCGTACTTCATGCAGGCCTTACAGGTGGCCGTCCGTGGTCTGGGATCCGGCGGCCTCTTTGCGGTAGGGTTTGCTGACCTTGATGATTTCAAGGCGGTGAATGACGCCTTCGGTCACAAGGCGGGAGATGAATTGTTGCGGCAGGTGAGCATCAGGCTACGGCAGTGTGTCCGGGAAGAGGACGTAGTGGCCCGTCTGGCAGGGGACGAGTTCGTGGTGCTGGTGCGGGCCATGACAGACTGTGCCTTGGACTCCCTCGCGCAGCAACTCCTCGAAGCGCTGCAACGTCCTGTTCAGCTTCAGGGGGTTCAGGTGCGGGTGCAGGCGAGTCTGGGCTTTGTGCTCCCGTCCGTAGGGATGGGTGCCGAAGAGGTGCTGGCGGCAGCAGACCGGGCCATGTATGACGCCAAGCATGCAGGAAAGCACACGTTCGTCATTCGCGACTGCCGCTGA
- a CDS encoding transposase, which translates to MLQDAKKGQQPIEELCRDFGCSPASYYTWKKKYGDTTPDEAKRLRHLEKENARLLRIVGQQRLEIEAVKEVLAKKR; encoded by the coding sequence TTGCTGCAGGACGCCAAGAAAGGTCAACAGCCCATAGAAGAGTTGTGCCGGGACTTCGGATGCAGCCCAGCGTCGTACTACACGTGGAAAAAGAAGTACGGCGATACCACACCGGATGAAGCTAAGCGGCTGCGCCACTTGGAGAAGGAAAATGCGCGGTTATTGCGGATCGTCGGCCAGCAGCGCCTCGAAATCGAGGCGGTCAAGGAGGTCTTGGCAAAAAAGCGATAA
- a CDS encoding IS3 family transposase: MRELVTQRVKPERACFLVGLPKSSWHYRPKPRQDHEVRRRIRELAGQHPRRGSRFIHALLVKEGNKVNRKKVRRIWREEQLTIKKNPSRKMRTGNTIPMKAECPNHVWTYDFIFDQTLGGTTLKILTLTDEFTRQSLAIRVAEAFTSIDVKAVLDEVIKERGAPNFLRSDNGSEFIARDLGIWLAVQDISTRFIEPGKPWQNGFAESFHSRLREECLSQEVFYSAQHAGVLIEGWRAFYNAHRPHSSLSYQTPDEFAATWLAQSASHPVPCI, encoded by the coding sequence GTGCGAGAACTGGTCACGCAGCGGGTCAAGCCCGAACGGGCTTGCTTCTTGGTAGGTCTGCCTAAATCATCGTGGCACTATCGGCCCAAACCGCGCCAGGACCATGAAGTTCGTCGTCGGATTCGCGAACTGGCGGGGCAACATCCGCGACGTGGTTCTCGATTCATCCACGCGCTGCTCGTCAAAGAAGGCAACAAGGTCAACAGGAAGAAAGTGAGACGAATCTGGCGGGAGGAGCAGCTGACGATCAAGAAGAACCCCAGCCGGAAAATGCGCACTGGCAACACCATCCCTATGAAAGCGGAGTGCCCCAATCACGTCTGGACCTACGACTTCATTTTCGACCAAACCCTTGGAGGCACCACCCTCAAAATCTTGACACTTACGGACGAGTTCACCCGGCAATCTCTGGCCATCCGCGTCGCAGAGGCTTTCACGTCCATAGACGTGAAAGCCGTCCTGGACGAAGTCATCAAAGAAAGAGGTGCCCCCAACTTTCTGCGCAGCGACAATGGATCGGAGTTCATTGCTCGTGATTTGGGCATTTGGTTGGCCGTGCAAGACATCAGTACCCGGTTCATAGAACCGGGGAAACCCTGGCAGAACGGTTTTGCCGAGAGCTTCCATTCCCGCTTGCGAGAAGAATGTTTAAGCCAAGAAGTGTTCTATTCGGCCCAACATGCAGGCGTCCTCATTGAAGGCTGGCGAGCGTTTTATAACGCCCATAGGCCACATTCTTCACTGTCCTACCAAACGCCAGACGAGTTCGCCGCCACCTGGCTGGCTCAATCGGCTTCACATCCTGTACCCTGTATCTGA
- a CDS encoding epoxide hydrolase family protein, whose protein sequence is MDIRPYTIAIPDEQLAELSRRLRHTRWPTPSPRRWDDGADFDFMQQLMLHWQETFDWRVQEARLNQLPQYRARIDGLEIHFIHQPGTGPQPLPLVLTHGWPGSFIEMERLVPLLTDPGAHGADPADAFHVVVPSLPGFGFSDPAARPGMSSRQIARAWAALMTGLGYTRFGAQGGDIGAGVSTWLGFDYPERVLGLHLNYIPGSFRPPLGQGEPPVSLEEQAFLERSASWSEEENGYGHLQGTRPQTLAYGLSDSPTGLAAWIAEKFHAWTDGEGLGVSTDTVLTNIALYWLTNTLGSSVRLYRENRQQPLHFGSGKRVQPPLSVALFPRELPMPPRSWVERVYNVQRWTPMPRGGHFAALEEPELLAADIRAAFRPMRLQR, encoded by the coding sequence ATGGACATCCGCCCCTACACCATCGCCATTCCAGACGAGCAACTGGCCGAGCTGAGTCGCCGGTTGCGGCACACCCGCTGGCCGACACCCTCACCTCGGCGCTGGGATGACGGGGCCGACTTCGACTTCATGCAGCAGTTGATGTTGCACTGGCAGGAGACCTTTGACTGGCGGGTACAGGAAGCGAGACTCAACCAACTCCCCCAGTACCGCGCCCGAATCGACGGGCTGGAGATTCACTTTATTCATCAGCCCGGCACAGGGCCACAGCCCCTGCCGCTGGTGCTCACGCACGGCTGGCCCGGCTCCTTCATTGAGATGGAACGGCTGGTGCCCTTGCTGACTGACCCAGGAGCGCACGGCGCTGACCCCGCTGACGCCTTTCATGTGGTCGTGCCGTCGTTGCCTGGGTTCGGCTTCTCGGATCCAGCGGCGCGGCCCGGCATGAGCAGCCGTCAAATCGCTCGTGCATGGGCCGCCCTGATGACAGGTCTCGGCTATACACGCTTCGGAGCACAGGGCGGCGACATTGGGGCTGGGGTCTCGACGTGGCTGGGGTTCGACTACCCAGAGCGGGTACTTGGCCTCCATCTCAATTACATTCCCGGTTCATTCAGGCCACCGCTGGGCCAAGGAGAGCCCCCCGTGTCCCTTGAAGAACAGGCTTTTTTGGAGCGGAGTGCGTCCTGGAGTGAGGAAGAGAATGGCTATGGGCATCTTCAGGGGACTCGCCCGCAGACACTCGCATACGGCCTGAGTGATTCACCCACCGGCTTGGCCGCTTGGATCGCCGAGAAGTTTCACGCCTGGACAGACGGTGAGGGGCTGGGGGTGTCCACGGACACGGTGTTGACCAACATCGCGCTGTACTGGTTGACCAATACCCTGGGTTCCTCTGTGCGGCTCTACCGCGAAAACCGCCAGCAACCACTTCATTTTGGCTCTGGCAAGCGCGTGCAGCCTCCGCTGAGTGTGGCCCTCTTTCCACGTGAATTGCCCATGCCGCCCAGAAGCTGGGTGGAGCGCGTGTACAACGTGCAGCGCTGGACGCCCATGCCCCGGGGCGGGCACTTCGCTGCCCTTGAGGAACCCGAACTGCTCGCAGCAGACATCCGTGCGGCGTTTCGTCCCATGCGACTTCAAAGGTGA